The region CGTCTAGAAAATGAGACTTAATGCGCTGGACTTCTTGAAACTTTTAAACTATGGTCAACATTAAAAAtggtttaaaatttttaatcgtTCTTGAGATACATTGTCTTGTATTCTTgtacatttaatttattgttcttatttattatattttactaaCACTTAGtgatatgaaaatattttggaCACAGATTCTAAATGAAAAGAAATTAGAAATTAAATCTAAAAATCAGTTtgtttttatctttattctGAAGTAAAATATAGCAAAAGAtggaatttattttttaaatattacattgTTCCTAACTTTTTATACCTCGGTTGAAATTTAGCATATTGTCATGAAACTAGTTTTATACGATTTCTCCTAAAAAGTTAGTCTAGctataaactatttttataaaataaactttatttttttcaaaaatttatgattgattcaaatattttcaacTTGATCCCTACCAAAAgcaataaaagaatatttgttagaatttaaaaataaaattacactCATCTAATAgcttttgaaaaaatgataaattttaaatataatcttGGCAACATCATAAACTAAACTTGAGAAGTTGTGATgagttaaaattaaagatgaaaatactttaaaaaaatatatgtcaTTCGTATCtgacaatataaaaaattttttcaatcaTGATGCGAATCAACTACAATTGATTATCTCATGaagttattataaatgttagGTGCAcctgataattattttttgaatgtaattagattttttaaacattttatttctaaaagaTTTACATATGAagcatatttttaatataatttttttaataaattaaaaatgaattaacacatatatataattttggtGCTTTTCGGTTTTGCTAGGAGCAAATTTTTCAATGATAAGAATAAagtgaaaaaataatattttgttttttttttataataatagatataatacttttaaattataaaaattaaaaaaaatttttgtttataaaaccCTTCTAATAAAGCGTCTTATtagtgataaaatattttttcacaTATAAACATTGAAAAAATGGCTCTATTAAAACTGAAAACTActataatttgtaaaaacGTTTTTCATTCAAGTTTATGTGAGTTcggataaaattttttctttatatattttactacaaataacagaaaaaaaatatttaatattaaaactttttttttacaacaaaaaatgatttttttatttataagagtaactttaaaaaaaaatttttcacaGTATATATTGtgaaaatgttatattaaaaataatatataattgattgtaaatatcattttctttttatactATCATAGTTATCATAAATTCatgttaatttatatattttaattgttaatatttcaataaataaatcataatgacttttattttagataaaaatttttctaaaaatattgataatttatgatgcaaaaaaaattggttacaaaaaatattaataaacttaATTGGTTTTTCGTcatatttaaagttatatataacaggatattttatgtatacaAGTAGTATTAAAGAATGTAATAGTATTATCTtgatgttattaaaattggataatttttatcattatgaATAACAACTTCTGGAAGAATTTCAATATATTCATATGGTAatttagaataaaatttgtatctTCTTAATGCccatattattaataattttaattcaaataaactaaatttttGACCAATACAATTTCTTGGACCTGCACTAAATGGTAAAAAATCATAAGGATCTCTATTAATACAATTTTCTGGCAAAAAACGGTCAGGATCAAATTTCATTGGATCTGGATATATTTTAGGATTAAGATGAATGTGGTATATACTTATTGTAAAGTTTGTATCTTTAGGTAATGTATATcctaaaatgtttatttcttttttagtaTTACGACTAATAATTGGAACAGTAGGATGTCTTCTTAATGACTCTTTTATTACTCTTTCTAAATAAGGCAATTTTGTCAAGTCATCTGGTATAACATCTCTTTCTTCAGCTTCATAAACATCACATATTTCTTCATATAATCGTTCTTGAATATCAGGATGTGTAGCTAATGCCCATACTAAAAATGCAAATGCCGTAGCTGTTGTATCATGACCAGCAAAAGTAAAAGTTTGAACTTCATCAAGAACATCTTGATCAGTCATATAATTTTCTGCTCTATGATCTAAaagatttttcaaaaaatcatgatttttattattattattattattattattattttcgtTCATCTTATTATGTTGGTATTGTTTCCAACGatcattaataattgttgaagtaaattcttttaaaacatttaaactTCTAGTTGTACTAAATCCTTCTCCAAATAAATACCAAATTggtttaaaaagatataaaggACTTCTTGTAAATATAGCTGCATTTctgttaaaaatttctacattctcaatatatttatgatttGGATTTTCTtgtattttcatttttgttCCCATAGCagtttctaaaaaaaaatataatatatttttatcaataaccTACCACAAATTATGTCTAATGTAAGTCTTTTGgcataattaataatattaatttctttatc is a window of Strongyloides ratti genome assembly S_ratti_ED321, scaffold srae_scaffold0000001 DNA encoding:
- a CDS encoding Cytochrome P450 4V2, whose amino-acid sequence is MALVSFILTLFFIYILSKIKSIWTWIKIRNRKHELGDKIPGPKTIPFFGNALSFSKDTKQTIDYITEEFNKVNEKNEPFIRFWVGEKLLVIPINGNAARYIIDNELIKGDDYELLKEWLNEGLVVSSGEKWRHNRKLITPSFHFGMLKNYFSIFNNEAKIFIESLTKYVDTDKEINIINYAKRLTLDIICETAMGTKMKIQENPNHKYIENVEIFNRNAAIFTRSPLYLFKPIWYLFGEGFSTTRSLNVLKEFTSTIINDRWKQYQHNKMNENNNNNNNNNKNHDFLKNLLDHRAENYMTDQDVLDEVQTFTFAGHDTTATAFAFLVWALATHPDIQERLYEEICDVYEAEERDVIPDDLTKLPYLERVIKESLRRHPTVPIISRNTKKEINILGYTLPKDTNFTISIYHIHLNPKIYPDPMKFDPDRFLPENCINRDPYDFLPFSAGPRNCIGQKFSLFELKLLIIWALRRYKFYSKLPYEYIEILPEVVIHNDKNYPILITSR